A region of Candidatus Flexicrinis proximus DNA encodes the following proteins:
- a CDS encoding NAD-dependent epimerase/dehydratase family protein: protein MALEGQRVLVTGASGFLGGALARALAAQGAQVRGLVREPSRGGYIAGQPNIELAQGDLADAESLRRAVEGCTVVFHVAAALGGSPDKQHAINVEGTRRLAQIAAEAGVRRLVNVSSVAVYGFRDMPERVTEETPPSPTLYAYSTTKLGAETALREVAAQTGLDYAIIRPGMLYGPRSNPWTVQMFKLSRGWAVPFIGDGHGYAIPIHVDDVCSLTMLLGHHPAASGQVFNCAPDPGVSWREFLGAYAALKGRSRWLGIPPWIVGALAPVIALLAPRGTLFKDFPAVLRGNLRQVTFSTEKARRLLGWQPKMSLAQGIQSCVPYLKEIGLL from the coding sequence ATGGCTTTGGAAGGACAGCGGGTGCTGGTGACCGGCGCCTCGGGATTTTTGGGTGGAGCGCTGGCGCGTGCGCTGGCCGCGCAGGGCGCGCAGGTGCGCGGTCTGGTGCGCGAGCCATCGCGCGGCGGGTATATCGCCGGACAGCCGAACATCGAACTGGCGCAGGGCGATCTGGCGGACGCCGAGTCGCTGCGGCGTGCCGTCGAAGGCTGCACGGTCGTTTTTCACGTCGCGGCGGCGCTGGGCGGCTCGCCCGATAAGCAGCACGCGATCAATGTCGAGGGGACGCGCCGGCTGGCGCAGATCGCCGCGGAGGCGGGGGTTCGCCGGCTAGTCAACGTCAGCAGCGTCGCGGTCTACGGCTTCCGGGATATGCCGGAGCGCGTGACCGAGGAGACCCCCCCCAGCCCGACACTCTACGCCTACTCGACCACCAAGCTGGGCGCGGAGACCGCGCTGCGCGAGGTGGCGGCCCAGACCGGCCTCGATTACGCGATCATCCGGCCCGGTATGCTTTACGGCCCGCGCAGCAACCCGTGGACGGTGCAGATGTTCAAGCTGTCGCGCGGGTGGGCGGTGCCGTTCATCGGCGACGGGCACGGCTATGCGATCCCGATTCATGTCGACGATGTGTGTTCGCTGACGATGCTTCTCGGCCATCATCCGGCGGCCAGCGGACAGGTGTTCAACTGCGCGCCTGACCCGGGGGTTTCCTGGCGCGAGTTCCTTGGCGCGTACGCCGCGCTCAAAGGACGCAGCCGCTGGCTCGGCATCCCGCCATGGATCGTCGGCGCGCTGGCGCCGGTTATCGCGCTGCTAGCGCCACGCGGGACGCTGTTCAAGGATTTCCCGGCGGTGCTGCGCGGCAACCTGCGTCAGGTCACTTTTTCGACCGAAAAGGCGCGGCGGCTGCTCGGCTGGCAGCCGAAGATGAGCCTCGCGCAGGGCATCCAATCGTGCGTCCCCTATTTGAAAGAAATTGGGTTACTGTGA
- a CDS encoding stage V sporulation protein S, with protein sequence MTSDTSSAPQDEAPAPRQPPASAPCCDDKKPLRVAAGSVPKRVAGAIAGQIREIGCAELHAVGPEAVNQTVKSIALSKSYLSSEGVLLDIDIDFMHVEINGEARNGMRFCVSKR encoded by the coding sequence ATGACCTCAGACACTAGCAGCGCCCCTCAAGATGAAGCTCCCGCCCCCAGACAACCCCCCGCATCAGCGCCTTGCTGCGATGACAAGAAACCGCTGCGTGTGGCAGCAGGGTCGGTGCCGAAACGGGTGGCGGGGGCGATTGCAGGGCAAATCCGCGAGATAGGGTGTGCTGAACTGCATGCGGTCGGGCCTGAAGCCGTTAACCAAACTGTGAAATCGATTGCCCTGTCCAAGAGCTATCTGAGCTCCGAGGGCGTGCTGCTCGATATCGATATCGACTTCATGCACGTGGAGATCAACGGCGAAGCGCGTAACGGAATGCGCTTCTGCGTGTCGAAGCGCTAG
- a CDS encoding peptidylprolyl isomerase: protein MSDTIQKDKVVGLALTLNVDDELVEEYTAEDPFEYLHGAENIVTGLEAALQGHKVGDKLTVTVPPAEGFGDYDAEDFETFEKSEIGDAEIGMAVVLEDEDGYLFEGVITEIVGDTVKVDFNPLLAGKTLNYQVEVLTIRDAEEDELEHGHVHGDDSDWEEDDEEYEDDEE, encoded by the coding sequence ATGAGCGACACAATTCAGAAGGACAAGGTTGTCGGCCTTGCATTGACCTTGAACGTTGACGACGAACTGGTCGAGGAATACACGGCTGAAGACCCGTTCGAATACCTGCACGGCGCGGAAAACATCGTCACCGGACTCGAAGCGGCGCTTCAGGGCCACAAGGTGGGCGATAAGCTGACGGTGACTGTTCCGCCGGCCGAAGGCTTTGGCGATTACGATGCCGAAGACTTCGAGACCTTCGAGAAGAGCGAAATCGGCGATGCCGAAATCGGCATGGCGGTCGTCCTGGAAGACGAGGATGGCTACCTGTTCGAAGGCGTGATCACCGAGATCGTCGGCGACACGGTCAAGGTGGACTTCAACCCGCTGCTGGCCGGCAAGACCCTGAATTATCAGGTGGAAGTGCTGACGATCCGCGATGCCGAAGAAGACGAACTCGAGCATGGCCATGTCCACGGCGACGACTCGGATTGGGAAGAAGACGACGAAGAATACGAAGACGACGAAGAGTAA
- a CDS encoding GyrI-like domain-containing protein, which yields MSTEQTQQAELTALAPQRILSVRGTIPVAQLGNAMGDRLAGLAAALKAQGLQASGPVFARYHSFDPAGDTDVEHGVPVAGTAVSAGQVSAGELPSGDAVSVWHFGDHTTLGQTYGKMGAKVQESGRVPAGPPWEEYHWIDLNRFDTDAASWGENNASTWRVRLVQPLK from the coding sequence ATGTCCACAGAACAGACTCAGCAGGCAGAACTGACCGCGCTCGCGCCGCAGCGCATCCTGAGCGTCCGCGGGACAATTCCGGTTGCGCAGTTGGGCAACGCGATGGGCGACCGGCTGGCGGGGCTTGCCGCCGCGCTCAAGGCCCAGGGGCTGCAGGCGTCGGGACCAGTGTTTGCGCGTTATCACAGCTTCGACCCGGCCGGCGATACCGATGTCGAGCACGGTGTGCCGGTGGCCGGAACCGCCGTCAGCGCCGGTCAGGTGAGCGCCGGTGAATTGCCCTCCGGTGATGCCGTCAGCGTCTGGCACTTCGGCGACCATACCACGCTGGGGCAGACTTACGGCAAAATGGGTGCGAAGGTGCAGGAATCCGGGCGCGTACCCGCCGGGCCGCCGTGGGAGGAATACCACTGGATCGACCTCAACCGCTTCGACACTGACGCGGCCTCGTGGGGAGAGAACAATGCGTCGACGTGGCGCGTCCGCCTCGTCCAGCCGCTAAAGTAG
- a CDS encoding MerR family transcriptional regulator — protein MDVWAIGDVARQARVAASAIRYYESIGLLPPPARVNGRRRYDETIFRKLGVIRLAQQAGLTILEIHALLNDFSAVTPPSERWQRFAGDKLVEVSERISQLEQMKSLLESMLDCACPTLEDCGTPHE, from the coding sequence ATGGATGTTTGGGCAATTGGAGATGTCGCGCGGCAGGCAAGGGTGGCTGCGTCGGCGATTCGCTACTATGAGAGCATCGGCCTGCTGCCGCCGCCCGCTCGCGTCAATGGCCGCCGCCGTTACGATGAGACTATCTTCCGTAAGCTCGGGGTTATCCGGCTGGCGCAGCAAGCCGGGTTGACGATTCTAGAAATTCACGCACTGCTGAACGACTTTTCAGCCGTAACACCCCCATCTGAGCGCTGGCAGCGTTTTGCCGGCGACAAGCTGGTTGAGGTTTCGGAGCGTATTTCTCAACTGGAGCAAATGAAATCGCTGCTCGAGTCGATGCTCGACTGTGCCTGCCCCACACTTGAAGACTGTGGCACGCCCCACGAATAA
- a CDS encoding type II toxin-antitoxin system VapC family toxin — protein MRLLLDSHTFLWFVEGSPRLSVKVRSLIEDADNDVFLSITSVWELSIKVSKGVLTFNTPFDEFIPSQIAGNDFELLPVALPHAIRVAALPRFDDHKDPFDRMLIAQAQSEAMSLLSYDTVFDRYAVSRIW, from the coding sequence ATGAGACTCCTGCTCGATTCACATACATTCTTGTGGTTCGTTGAAGGCTCACCACGACTAAGCGTGAAAGTAAGGAGTCTCATAGAAGACGCTGACAACGATGTCTTTCTCAGCATCACAAGTGTTTGGGAACTCTCGATCAAGGTCAGTAAAGGCGTCTTGACATTCAACACCCCATTTGACGAGTTCATCCCATCGCAAATTGCCGGGAACGATTTTGAGTTGCTCCCCGTCGCTTTGCCGCACGCAATCCGCGTGGCGGCGTTACCGCGGTTTGACGACCACAAGGATCCGTTCGACCGCATGTTGATCGCTCAAGCTCAGTCCGAGGCCATGTCGCTGTTGAGCTACGATACTGTTTTCGACCGTTACGCCGTTTCTCGAATCTGGTAG
- a CDS encoding MFS transporter, with amino-acid sequence MRHNPLLYKASPRSLWIFTESWRAFAGGIAFTLWMVYQAKIAGLDALQLVAVGTALEIGVLLFEVPTGIVADVYSRRVSVMIGAVVVGAGFIIMGTMPSFWPIAFGSFIWGVGHTFFSGAGQAWLSDEIGEDKAGDAFLASAQWQQLAAAAGIVISVVIGWRDLAAPVWICGFLYLFLAGVLLCVMPEDGYRPTPIQRRNTFSHMAQTFRAGLNTIRARPLMVTLILITLVFAAQSESYDRLWTKHLLDNFDLPVFTDLPLLGAASPDQSEVLWFGIIRMVSLLIGAVVLQRVRRRIDSEDPESVARGLWLVIVGLVALFLLFANAGAVWISLLCLFLIGPLRSIVGPLHLSLINRGIDPRVRATVLSMDGQTDAVGQLVGGIPLGWVGNVFGVRAAITGGALLLIPGIWLGGRAVRLARGLSVEQAPPADEIA; translated from the coding sequence ATGCGCCATAACCCCCTCCTTTATAAGGCGTCACCCCGCAGTCTGTGGATCTTTACCGAGTCGTGGCGGGCGTTTGCCGGCGGGATCGCCTTTACATTATGGATGGTGTATCAGGCAAAGATCGCCGGTCTGGACGCGCTGCAGTTGGTGGCGGTGGGGACGGCGCTCGAAATCGGGGTGCTGCTGTTCGAGGTGCCGACCGGCATCGTGGCCGACGTTTACAGCCGCCGTGTGTCGGTCATGATCGGCGCGGTAGTGGTCGGCGCCGGGTTCATCATCATGGGGACGATGCCCTCGTTCTGGCCGATCGCGTTTGGATCGTTCATCTGGGGCGTGGGCCATACGTTCTTCAGCGGCGCGGGACAGGCATGGCTGAGCGACGAGATCGGCGAAGACAAGGCCGGCGACGCCTTTCTGGCCAGCGCGCAGTGGCAGCAGCTGGCGGCCGCCGCCGGGATCGTCATTTCGGTCGTCATCGGCTGGCGTGATCTGGCCGCGCCGGTGTGGATCTGCGGCTTTCTATACCTGTTTCTGGCCGGGGTGCTGTTGTGCGTGATGCCGGAAGATGGCTACCGGCCGACCCCGATCCAGCGCAGAAATACCTTCAGCCATATGGCCCAGACCTTCCGGGCCGGGTTGAATACGATCCGCGCGCGCCCGTTGATGGTCACGCTGATCCTGATTACGCTGGTATTCGCGGCGCAGAGCGAGAGTTACGACCGGCTGTGGACCAAGCACCTGCTCGACAACTTCGACTTGCCGGTCTTCACCGACCTGCCGCTGCTGGGCGCGGCCAGCCCTGACCAGAGCGAGGTGCTGTGGTTCGGGATTATCCGGATGGTCTCGCTGCTGATCGGCGCAGTTGTGCTCCAGCGCGTGCGCCGGCGCATCGACAGCGAGGACCCCGAATCGGTGGCGCGCGGTTTGTGGCTGGTCATTGTCGGGCTGGTGGCGCTGTTCCTGCTGTTCGCAAATGCAGGGGCGGTCTGGATATCGCTGCTGTGCCTGTTCCTGATCGGGCCGCTGCGCAGTATCGTCGGACCGCTGCACCTGAGCCTGATTAACCGCGGCATCGACCCCCGTGTGCGGGCGACGGTACTGAGCATGGACGGCCAGACCGATGCGGTCGGCCAACTGGTCGGCGGCATCCCGCTCGGATGGGTTGGGAACGTATTCGGCGTGAGGGCTGCCATCACCGGCGGCGCGCTGCTACTGATCCCCGGAATCTGGCTGGGTGGACGCGCGGTCAGGCTGGCCCGTGGGCTGTCCGTAGAGCAAGCGCCACCCGCAGACGAGATCGCGTAG
- a CDS encoding aminotransferase class I/II-fold pyridoxal phosphate-dependent enzyme, translating to MRNFVSQHAQSLRPSGIRRYFDIAATMHDVVTLGIGEPDFATPQHIAQAGANSVLAGQTAYTSNSGMIELRDAIADHTRRLYSVSYDPGSEVLVTVGVSEALWLALKAICDPGDEVLVIEPCFVANPAAVEMAGGVPVMVPTRVENGFQVTGADLEARITPRTKALLMSYPNNPTGAVLTPDRMREIAAVAEKYDLLVISDEIYERLIYGVQHVNFASLPGMRERTILLSGMSKSYAMTGWRIGYALAPAPIMEAMRKLHQYLIMSAPTMGQVAAIEALRHGEDDVEFMRADYDRRRRLIVSGFNRLGLTCFEPRGAFYAFPSIAATGMTDEVFCERLLLEERVAVVPGSAFGASGSGFIRASYTASTESIEIALERIGRFLARIDLPLAEGILA from the coding sequence ATGCGTAATTTCGTCAGCCAGCACGCGCAGTCCCTACGCCCTTCCGGCATCCGGCGCTATTTCGACATCGCGGCCACCATGCACGATGTGGTCACGCTCGGCATCGGTGAACCGGACTTCGCCACCCCGCAGCATATCGCGCAGGCCGGGGCGAATTCGGTATTGGCTGGCCAGACCGCGTATACCAGCAACAGTGGCATGATCGAACTGCGCGACGCCATCGCCGACCACACACGCCGTCTGTACAGCGTCTCTTACGACCCCGGCAGTGAAGTCCTGGTGACGGTTGGCGTAAGCGAGGCGCTCTGGCTAGCGCTCAAGGCGATCTGCGATCCGGGTGACGAGGTTCTGGTCATCGAGCCGTGTTTCGTGGCAAATCCGGCGGCAGTCGAGATGGCTGGTGGCGTGCCGGTCATGGTTCCAACCCGCGTCGAGAACGGTTTTCAGGTCACCGGCGCCGACCTGGAAGCGCGTATCACACCGCGCACAAAAGCCCTGCTGATGAGCTATCCGAACAACCCGACCGGCGCCGTCCTCACCCCGGATCGGATGCGCGAGATCGCCGCCGTGGCCGAAAAGTACGACCTGCTCGTCATCAGCGACGAGATCTACGAGCGGCTGATCTACGGCGTGCAGCACGTGAACTTCGCCAGCCTTCCCGGCATGCGTGAGCGCACAATCCTGCTCAGCGGCATGAGCAAGTCCTACGCGATGACCGGCTGGCGCATCGGATACGCGCTGGCCCCCGCGCCGATCATGGAAGCCATGCGCAAGCTGCACCAGTACCTGATCATGTCCGCGCCAACTATGGGACAGGTCGCCGCGATCGAAGCCCTGCGTCACGGCGAAGACGATGTCGAGTTTATGCGCGCCGATTACGACCGCCGCCGCCGCCTGATCGTCAGCGGGTTCAACCGGCTCGGCCTGACCTGCTTCGAGCCGCGCGGCGCGTTTTACGCCTTCCCCAGCATCGCCGCCACCGGCATGACCGACGAGGTCTTCTGTGAGCGTCTACTCCTCGAAGAGCGCGTCGCGGTGGTCCCCGGCAGTGCCTTCGGTGCCAGCGGCTCAGGTTTCATCCGCGCCAGCTACACCGCCAGCACCGAGAGCATCGAGATTGCCCTGGAGCGCATCGGCCGCTTCCTGGCGCGCATCGACCTGCCGCTGGCCGAGGGTATCCTCGCCTGA
- the dnaA gene encoding chromosomal replication initiator protein DnaA — protein MTSPQDAWDTAYHQLELQLDGGKFDTWVRDARFLRYEDGQFVIGVRNGFSRDMLQHRLYRNVARVLSDAWGQSAAIRFEIYSLGGTASATDDSDLPLFQVLNEMQAASTEMFRVEPLPETSMADRVVPQAYAPLSESELNPRHTFDRFVVGGSNRLAYEALQAVVEAPGRNYNPVFVYGGVGVGKTHLLHAAAHICRKAGKRVIYVPSEAFTNDLVNALRTRTTAMLRDKYRSVDVLIVDDVQFLAGKESTQEEFFHTFNVLHAAGKQVILASDRPPRDLTALEDRLRSRFSGGLVTDISPLELETRMAIVKMWQLEQHIRLSDPVVQMIAECAASARELEGAFNMIAARVRLSHQPMTADAAARILHRLETPRNHVRTVTMADILNAVAETFSVPVDEITGKGRTSRVSLARQVVMLLARELTELSLVQVGDYLGGRQHSTIIAGIQKMSQLLAEDADLSALMDDTRRRLL, from the coding sequence ATGACCAGCCCGCAAGACGCATGGGACACTGCCTATCACCAGCTCGAACTCCAGTTGGACGGCGGTAAGTTTGACACCTGGGTACGCGATGCCCGCTTCCTGCGCTACGAGGACGGTCAATTCGTCATTGGCGTTCGCAACGGATTCTCCCGCGATATGCTCCAGCATCGCCTGTACCGTAATGTCGCGCGCGTCCTGTCCGATGCCTGGGGCCAGTCGGCAGCGATCCGCTTTGAGATTTACAGCCTTGGCGGGACGGCCTCCGCCACCGACGATTCCGACCTGCCATTGTTTCAGGTCCTTAACGAAATGCAGGCCGCCTCGACCGAGATGTTCCGCGTCGAGCCGCTGCCTGAGACTTCGATGGCTGACCGTGTCGTGCCGCAGGCCTATGCGCCGCTGTCCGAGTCCGAGCTCAATCCGCGCCACACCTTCGACCGTTTCGTCGTGGGCGGCTCCAACCGCCTGGCTTACGAAGCCCTGCAGGCGGTAGTCGAGGCGCCTGGCCGCAACTACAACCCCGTTTTTGTTTATGGCGGTGTCGGTGTCGGCAAGACCCATCTGCTGCATGCCGCCGCGCACATCTGCCGCAAGGCCGGCAAGCGCGTGATTTATGTGCCGTCCGAAGCCTTCACCAACGATCTGGTCAACGCGCTGCGTACCCGCACCACCGCTATGCTGCGCGACAAATACCGCTCGGTGGATGTCCTGATCGTCGACGATGTGCAGTTCCTGGCTGGCAAAGAATCAACCCAGGAAGAGTTCTTCCATACCTTTAATGTCCTGCACGCCGCCGGCAAGCAGGTTATCCTCGCCAGTGACCGCCCCCCGCGCGACCTGACCGCGTTGGAAGACCGCCTGCGCTCGCGCTTTTCCGGCGGCCTGGTCACCGACATCTCCCCACTTGAGCTCGAAACCCGCATGGCGATCGTCAAGATGTGGCAGTTGGAGCAGCATATCCGCCTCAGCGATCCGGTCGTCCAGATGATCGCCGAGTGCGCCGCTTCCGCACGCGAACTCGAAGGCGCCTTCAACATGATCGCCGCCCGCGTCCGCCTCTCGCATCAGCCGATGACCGCCGACGCCGCCGCGCGCATCCTGCACCGCCTTGAAACGCCGCGCAACCATGTCCGCACCGTCACCATGGCCGACATCCTCAACGCGGTCGCCGAGACCTTCAGCGTCCCGGTCGATGAGATCACCGGCAAGGGCCGCACCAGCCGCGTCAGCCTTGCCCGTCAGGTTGTGATGCTCCTCGCCCGTGAACTGACCGAGCTTTCGCTCGTACAGGTGGGTGATTACCTCGGCGGACGCCAGCACAGCACCATCATCGCCGGAATCCAGAAGATGTCGCAGCTCCTGGCCGAAGACGCTGACCTTTCCGCCCTGATGGACGACACGCGCCGCCGCTTGCTCTAG
- a CDS encoding SDR family NAD(P)-dependent oxidoreductase produces the protein MSTPLRGQIALVTGASRGIGKGIAIALGRAGATVYVTGRTEDETKAAVPLPGTIHATAAAVSAAGGMGIAVRCDHTDEKQAKAVVRRVIREQDRIDILVNNAWRGYEGYVTGKHFAPGHPFWKKPLVYWDENMDGARWTYMMTALTAPQMVKQGGGIVVNITFNPGLVDPAYGASKAAVDRLTAEFAQALKPHQVAVMGLYPGLVRTENVLKNARWFDMTQSQSPEFTGRAVAALAADPARMAKSGASYVVADLSAEYGFQDDPYVP, from the coding sequence ATGAGTACACCACTTCGCGGGCAGATTGCGCTGGTCACCGGCGCGAGCCGGGGCATCGGCAAGGGGATCGCCATCGCGCTGGGCCGCGCCGGAGCGACAGTCTATGTGACCGGCCGCACCGAGGACGAGACGAAAGCGGCCGTGCCGCTGCCAGGCACGATCCATGCGACGGCGGCGGCGGTGAGTGCAGCGGGCGGGATGGGCATCGCGGTGCGCTGCGACCACACCGACGAAAAGCAGGCGAAAGCAGTGGTCCGGCGCGTGATCCGGGAGCAGGACCGCATCGACATCCTTGTCAACAACGCCTGGCGCGGCTACGAAGGGTATGTGACGGGCAAGCACTTCGCCCCCGGCCACCCCTTCTGGAAGAAGCCGCTCGTCTACTGGGACGAGAACATGGACGGCGCGCGCTGGACCTATATGATGACCGCCCTGACCGCTCCCCAGATGGTCAAGCAGGGCGGCGGGATCGTGGTGAACATCACCTTCAATCCGGGACTGGTTGACCCCGCCTATGGCGCATCAAAAGCCGCGGTCGACCGGCTGACGGCGGAATTCGCGCAGGCGCTCAAGCCGCATCAGGTTGCCGTGATGGGGTTGTACCCCGGTCTGGTGCGGACCGAAAACGTCCTGAAGAACGCGCGCTGGTTCGATATGACGCAGTCGCAGTCGCCGGAGTTCACCGGCCGGGCGGTTGCCGCGCTGGCCGCCGATCCGGCGCGTATGGCGAAATCGGGCGCCTCGTATGTCGTCGCCGATCTGAGTGCCGAGTATGGCTTTCAGGACGACCCGTATGTCCCGTGA
- a CDS encoding metallophosphoesterase family protein, whose translation MAVEIGVLSDTHWPTRVPAIQWEAIEAAFAGVSLILHAGDIETPDVLERLTQIAPVEAVSGDDDQFRLPLRRVVSVGGKHIGLTHGHRPFVIEKRDRVRKLLGFKTDPWNGMFADLLRWFKDDAVDGIVFGHWHRAYSGVHDGVLLFNPGAVYAPTPELLRWQMSTRQPFIRRLALPVWLRRSEATPPECRPVPTVGRLTIGDDGALSTEIIELPRVM comes from the coding sequence ATGGCGGTTGAGATCGGCGTGTTGAGCGACACCCACTGGCCTACCCGCGTCCCGGCCATCCAGTGGGAGGCTATCGAGGCGGCCTTTGCGGGGGTTTCGCTGATCCTGCATGCTGGCGATATCGAGACGCCGGACGTGCTGGAGCGGCTGACGCAGATCGCGCCGGTCGAGGCGGTTTCTGGCGACGACGACCAGTTCCGGCTGCCGCTGCGCCGCGTCGTGAGTGTCGGCGGGAAGCACATCGGTCTGACCCACGGCCACCGCCCATTTGTGATCGAAAAACGCGACCGCGTCCGCAAACTGCTCGGCTTTAAGACCGACCCGTGGAACGGTATGTTCGCCGACCTGCTGCGCTGGTTCAAAGACGATGCCGTGGATGGCATCGTGTTCGGCCACTGGCACCGTGCCTACAGCGGCGTCCACGACGGCGTGCTGCTGTTCAACCCCGGCGCGGTCTATGCCCCGACGCCAGAATTGCTGCGCTGGCAGATGTCCACGCGGCAGCCGTTTATCCGCCGTCTCGCGCTGCCGGTCTGGCTGCGCCGCTCCGAAGCCACCCCGCCGGAGTGCCGTCCGGTCCCCACGGTCGGTCGGCTGACCATCGGCGACGATGGGGCACTTTCCACCGAAATTATCGAGCTTCCCCGCGTGATGTAG
- a CDS encoding CoA transferase, with protein MLSGIRILDFTRVLAGPYCTMLLGDLGADILKVESPAGDETREWGPPWAGEGSDRQSAYYLAVNRNKRSLTLNLKTAEGCRIARDLTAHSQIVIENFKPGQMARFGLDFETLRALNPALVYASITGFGQSGPFSDRPGYDHVIQAMSGLMSITGPPDSDGYKVGVAVVDVFTGLFALSAVLAALRQAEQSGQGRHLDLTLLDSQLSALVNVASAALISGRPPARYGNAHAAIVPYQNFRAADTSFALAVGNDGQFASLCQLIGRRDLIADTRFASNPGRVAHRAALIAELEPVFAVQSAAYWVELCHGAGIPAGPVQNILQALSGEHAAAHHLLREVTLANGVTIPTVASPLLPDTPDAIRYPPPALGQHTAEILREVLSYSDGDIARLRQTGVL; from the coding sequence ATGCTCTCAGGAATTCGCATCCTCGATTTCACGCGCGTGCTGGCCGGCCCGTACTGTACGATGCTGCTCGGCGACCTCGGCGCGGATATCCTCAAGGTCGAATCGCCGGCCGGGGATGAAACCCGCGAGTGGGGACCGCCCTGGGCCGGTGAGGGCAGCGACCGCCAGTCGGCGTATTACCTCGCCGTCAACCGCAACAAGCGCAGCCTCACGCTCAACCTCAAGACCGCCGAGGGCTGCCGCATCGCCCGCGACCTCACCGCCCACAGTCAGATCGTGATCGAAAACTTCAAACCGGGGCAAATGGCGCGTTTTGGCCTCGACTTCGAGACGCTGCGCGCCCTGAACCCGGCGCTCGTCTACGCCAGCATCACCGGCTTCGGCCAGTCCGGCCCGTTCAGCGACCGTCCGGGCTACGATCATGTGATTCAGGCTATGTCTGGCCTGATGTCGATCACCGGCCCACCCGACTCGGATGGCTATAAGGTCGGCGTCGCTGTCGTCGACGTGTTCACCGGGCTGTTCGCCCTTTCCGCTGTTCTGGCCGCGCTGCGCCAGGCCGAGCAGAGCGGGCAGGGCAGGCATCTCGATCTCACCTTGCTCGATTCGCAGCTGTCGGCGCTGGTCAATGTCGCCAGTGCCGCGCTGATTTCCGGACGCCCCCCCGCGCGCTACGGCAACGCCCACGCGGCCATTGTGCCGTACCAGAATTTCCGCGCCGCCGACACGTCGTTCGCGCTGGCCGTCGGCAATGACGGCCAGTTCGCCTCCCTCTGCCAGCTCATCGGCCGCCGCGACCTGATCGCCGATACGCGTTTCGCCTCCAATCCCGGCCGCGTCGCCCACCGTGCCGCCCTGATTGCTGAGCTGGAACCGGTCTTTGCCGTCCAATCCGCCGCCTACTGGGTTGAGCTCTGCCACGGCGCAGGGATTCCCGCCGGCCCGGTTCAGAACATCCTGCAGGCGCTGTCCGGCGAACACGCGGCCGCCCACCACCTGCTCCGCGAGGTCACCCTCGCCAACGGCGTGACCATCCCGACCGTGGCCTCGCCACTGCTGCCCGACACGCCGGACGCCATCCGGTATCCGCCGCCGGCGCTCGGCCAGCACACCGCCGAAATCCTGCGCGAAGTGTTGAGTTATTCAGACGGGGACATCGCCCGTCTGCGTCAGACCGGCGTGCTCTGA
- a CDS encoding DUF4231 domain-containing protein has product MSSNSAPSGDPTPSVPPNPVQEARPPATGGGPAPISQSPNKYRTWLPAWWRQLPRFFGFNEFRNDFELLDPRQLKELLASCDAVVAARIERDIEVLDHEVLRLFRRLDHEAAKQQNRYRRVQLEFALLALVATVLGSIMALTLETTPSLTPWLGLAETVIALLTSFIVALTSDEPPQQLWLQNRLRAEFLRREYFRYLMRLMPYDGLDDDFDRESLLAKRAADINRGFFPELPQPQA; this is encoded by the coding sequence ATGTCGTCTAATTCCGCCCCCTCGGGCGACCCTACTCCGTCGGTTCCACCGAATCCTGTCCAGGAGGCACGTCCACCTGCCACGGGGGGTGGCCCGGCGCCTATTTCGCAGTCCCCCAATAAATACAGAACCTGGCTCCCGGCATGGTGGAGACAGCTTCCGCGTTTCTTCGGATTCAACGAGTTCCGCAACGATTTTGAACTGCTCGACCCGAGGCAGTTGAAAGAGCTGCTCGCCAGCTGCGATGCGGTCGTCGCCGCCCGCATCGAACGCGATATCGAGGTTCTCGATCACGAAGTCCTGCGGCTCTTTCGCCGGCTCGACCACGAGGCAGCCAAGCAGCAGAACCGCTATCGCCGCGTGCAGCTCGAATTTGCACTGCTGGCGCTGGTCGCCACTGTCCTCGGCTCGATCATGGCCCTCACGCTTGAGACCACACCTTCGCTGACTCCCTGGCTGGGCCTGGCCGAAACAGTGATCGCGCTGCTCACCTCGTTCATCGTCGCGCTGACCAGCGACGAACCGCCGCAGCAGTTGTGGCTGCAAAATCGCCTCCGCGCCGAGTTCCTGCGCCGCGAGTATTTCCGCTACCTGATGCGCCTCATGCCCTACGACGGTCTCGATGACGATTTCGACCGCGAGTCTCTGCTCGCCAAACGCGCCGCCGATATCAACCGCGGCTTCTTCCCTGAACTACCACAGCCGCAGGCATAA